Proteins from a single region of Crassaminicella profunda:
- a CDS encoding SDR family NAD(P)-dependent oxidoreductase: MKYKNKKILIIGGTGTIGKKITEEILKEEPKVVRIFSRDEYKQFIMEREIGNRKNIRFLIGDVRDYDRVDRACRDIDIVFNLAAMKHVPACEYNPTEAIKTNVKGIENVIKASRNNNIEVVIFTSSDKAINPTNVYGATKLLAERVIQAANRSKGIAKTKFVAVRFGNVMGSRGSVIPLFKKQILNQKKITITNSNMSRFMMTKTQAAALTMQVVEKAIGGEIFILKMPIVKLKDLAEVMIEESCKKHNIDSAKVSVETIGVRSGEKMYEELMTEEESKFAFDLGQMYAVCPTTYNIQKYIEFYKHYDKADVGTYSSDKMKPILKDEVRELLINEKLI, encoded by the coding sequence GTGAAATATAAAAATAAAAAAATATTAATCATAGGTGGAACTGGAACCATTGGCAAAAAAATAACTGAAGAAATTTTAAAGGAAGAACCAAAGGTTGTTAGGATTTTTAGTAGAGATGAGTACAAACAGTTTATTATGGAAAGAGAAATAGGAAATAGAAAAAATATTCGATTTTTGATAGGGGATGTAAGAGATTACGATAGAGTGGATAGAGCCTGTAGGGATATTGACATAGTATTTAATTTAGCTGCAATGAAACATGTGCCTGCATGTGAATACAATCCTACAGAAGCTATAAAAACAAATGTTAAGGGTATTGAAAATGTTATAAAAGCATCTAGAAACAACAATATAGAAGTAGTTATATTTACAAGCTCAGATAAAGCTATAAATCCTACCAATGTATATGGAGCTACTAAGCTTTTAGCAGAAAGAGTTATACAGGCTGCTAACCGTAGTAAAGGAATAGCAAAGACAAAATTTGTGGCAGTACGATTTGGAAATGTTATGGGGTCAAGAGGTTCTGTAATTCCATTATTTAAAAAGCAAATTTTAAATCAAAAAAAAATAACCATTACAAACTCAAACATGAGCAGATTCATGATGACAAAAACACAAGCTGCTGCTCTTACAATGCAAGTAGTAGAAAAAGCTATAGGAGGAGAAATATTTATACTAAAAATGCCTATTGTGAAACTAAAAGATTTGGCAGAAGTAATGATTGAAGAAAGTTGTAAAAAACATAATATTGATTCGGCTAAAGTGAGTGTTGAGACTATAGGGGTAAGATCTGGTGAAAAGATGTATGAAGAACTTATGACAGAAGAAGAATCTAAATTTGCATTTGATTTGGGACAAATGTATGCTGTATGTCCCACAACCTATAATATTCAGAAATATATAGAGTTTTATAAGCATTATGATAAAGCAGATGTAGGAACATATAGTTCAGATAAGATGAAGCCAATATTAAAAGATGAAGTTAGGGAATTATTGATAAATGAAAAGTTAATATAG
- a CDS encoding dTDP-glucose 4,6-dehydratase, which translates to MNILVTGGAGFIGRWVVKRLLEDGHNVWLLDNLSNGRKENIEEFLYMNNFKEFIYGDIKNRELLSNLYKNKFEICYHLGASINVQDSLDDPEITFKNDVIGTFHVLEECRKCNTKIVFMSTCMVYDKANDEKGITELHPTKPASPYAGSKISGESMVLSYWYGYKLPAVVIRPFNTYGPFQKTGGEGGVVAIFIKNHLEGKTLNIYGDGMQTRDLLYVEDCAKFVVEAGYSEKANGKIINAGSGRDISINNLAKLIVQSEKQIKHVQHIHPQSEIEKLLCNYVKAKDLLGWEPKVSLKEGIKKTEEWIKNHPDLI; encoded by the coding sequence ATGAACATACTGGTAACAGGGGGAGCAGGATTCATCGGAAGATGGGTTGTGAAAAGGCTATTAGAGGATGGACATAATGTATGGTTATTAGATAACTTATCTAATGGTAGAAAAGAAAATATAGAAGAATTTTTATATATGAATAATTTTAAGGAATTCATTTATGGAGATATAAAAAACAGAGAACTATTAAGTAATCTTTATAAAAACAAATTCGAAATATGCTATCACTTAGGCGCGAGTATAAATGTTCAAGATAGTTTAGATGATCCTGAGATAACATTTAAAAATGATGTAATAGGAACATTTCATGTTTTAGAAGAATGTAGAAAATGCAATACAAAAATAGTGTTTATGAGCACATGTATGGTATATGACAAAGCAAATGATGAAAAGGGTATTACAGAACTTCATCCAACAAAACCAGCTTCTCCATATGCAGGAAGTAAAATTTCAGGAGAAAGTATGGTTTTATCCTATTGGTATGGATATAAATTGCCTGCAGTAGTCATTAGGCCATTTAACACGTATGGGCCTTTTCAAAAAACAGGAGGAGAAGGTGGCGTTGTAGCTATATTTATCAAGAACCATCTAGAGGGGAAAACATTAAATATATATGGAGATGGAATGCAAACTAGGGATTTATTATATGTAGAAGATTGTGCAAAATTTGTAGTTGAAGCAGGCTATAGTGAAAAAGCAAATGGAAAAATCATAAATGCAGGTTCAGGTAGAGATATATCAATAAATAATCTAGCTAAATTGATAGTTCAATCAGAAAAACAGATTAAGCATGTTCAACATATACATCCTCAAAGTGAAATAGAAAAGCTTTTATGTAATTATGTTAAAGCTAAAGATTTACTTGGTTGGGAACCAAAGGTTTCACTAAAAGAAGGAATAAAAAAGACAGAAGAATGGATTAAAAATCATCCTGATTTGATATAG
- a CDS encoding aldo/keto reductase, which produces MPQIALGTAQLGLNYGINNKTGKPAMKESFSIFDTAYKNGIRVLDTAYVYGNSEKIIGDYLTDTKRKFTICTKLPHISGSNQHVINFLNKSLKNLNVKQVEYYLLHNMIEVSNQRIIDELIKLKEKNLVGKIGVSVYDIKDVEVVLQKDIFNVIQIPMNIFDRRIIQLGYLEELKRRNIEVFIRSIFLQGLFFSKLDEIPFKLEKAKKYLKIIKDFSNKFQIDIADLIFGWFKYNDYGDFILVGVETNNQLERNIKAFHKKIDHKIIYEFNQLVDAIKVSYDSIIIDPRRW; this is translated from the coding sequence ATGCCTCAGATTGCTTTAGGAACTGCTCAACTAGGATTAAATTATGGAATTAACAATAAAACAGGAAAACCTGCTATGAAGGAGTCTTTTTCAATATTTGATACAGCATACAAAAATGGAATCAGAGTACTTGATACAGCATATGTTTATGGAAACAGTGAAAAAATCATAGGAGATTATTTGACTGATACAAAAAGAAAATTTACAATCTGTACAAAATTACCACATATATCAGGGAGTAATCAACATGTAATCAATTTTTTAAATAAATCTTTGAAAAATTTAAATGTAAAACAAGTTGAGTATTATTTACTACACAATATGATTGAAGTGAGCAATCAAAGAATTATAGATGAATTAATAAAATTGAAAGAAAAAAATTTGGTTGGGAAAATAGGGGTTTCCGTATATGATATTAAAGATGTTGAAGTGGTATTACAAAAAGACATTTTTAATGTTATTCAAATACCAATGAATATTTTTGATAGAAGGATTATTCAATTAGGTTATTTAGAAGAATTAAAAAGAAGAAATATAGAAGTTTTTATTCGATCTATTTTTTTACAAGGTTTATTTTTTTCGAAGTTAGATGAAATTCCTTTTAAATTAGAAAAAGCTAAAAAATATCTAAAAATAATAAAAGATTTTTCGAACAAGTTTCAGATAGATATTGCAGATTTAATCTTTGGATGGTTTAAATATAATGACTACGGGGATTTTATTTTAGTTGGAGTTGAAACAAATAATCAATTGGAGAGAAATATAAAAGCTTTTCATAAAAAGATAGATCATAAAATTATATATGAATTTAATCAATTGGTTGATGCAATAAAGGTATCTTATGATTCTATAATTATTGATCCACGTAGGTGGTAA
- a CDS encoding SDR family oxidoreductase, whose product MLLKELLDLKGKTIFITGGSGYLGSSMCEGLAEFHANLIIGSRNYEKNKKFTKELNKKYGNINRPIYLDISNSRNIDNVITNIINEFGRIDVLINNASCGTGRDLLKMNEEEWKQGIDGTVNGVYRCIKAVLPHMIKQESSKIINIASMYGVVSPDVSIYENNDYYNPGNYGAGKAAIIQFTKYIACVYGKYGIRANSISPGPFPKTKIQENKVFKERLENKVPLGRIGNPEDLKGIILLLASDASNYITGTNIMVDGGWTAW is encoded by the coding sequence ATGTTATTAAAGGAATTATTAGATTTAAAAGGTAAAACCATATTTATTACTGGAGGAAGTGGATATCTTGGATCATCCATGTGTGAAGGGTTAGCTGAATTTCATGCAAATTTAATTATAGGAAGTAGAAATTATGAAAAAAATAAAAAATTTACTAAAGAATTAAATAAGAAGTATGGAAATATAAATAGACCTATTTATTTAGATATATCTAATTCAAGAAATATAGATAATGTAATTACAAACATCATAAATGAATTTGGAAGAATAGATGTTTTGATTAATAATGCCAGTTGTGGAACGGGGAGAGATTTACTTAAAATGAATGAGGAAGAATGGAAGCAAGGTATAGATGGGACTGTAAATGGAGTATATAGATGTATTAAGGCAGTGTTACCTCATATGATTAAACAAGAATCTAGCAAAATTATTAATATTGCTTCTATGTATGGTGTTGTATCACCTGATGTTTCTATATATGAAAACAATGATTATTATAATCCTGGAAATTATGGAGCAGGAAAAGCTGCAATCATTCAATTTACAAAATATATAGCATGTGTTTATGGAAAATATGGCATAAGGGCAAATTCAATTTCGCCAGGACCATTTCCGAAAACAAAAATTCAAGAAAATAAAGTCTTTAAAGAACGATTAGAGAATAAGGTTCCTTTAGGAAGAATAGGTAATCCAGAAGATTTAAAAGGAATTATCTTATTATTAGCTTCTGATGCGTCAAATTATATTACAGGAACGAATATAATGGTTGATGGAGGATGGACAGCTTGGTAG
- the pseC gene encoding UDP-4-amino-4,6-dideoxy-N-acetyl-beta-L-altrosamine transaminase, translated as MNNILAINGGKPVRDCYLPYGQQWIDEADIQVVVETLKSNYLTTGPKVAELEEKIAEYVGVKHAVAVSNGTAALHAACFAAGIKEGDEVITTPLTFAASANCILYQGATPVFADIDPKTYNIDIHDLERKITDKTKAIIPVDYTGQVVDIDPILKLAEKHNLIVIEDAAHALGTEYKGKKVGSIAHMTTFSFHPVKHITTGEGGVITTNDEEFYKKLSLFRTHGISRDKKLLVNNEEGSWYYEQLELGYNYRITDVQCALGVSQLEKIDRFIDRRRELVKKYNEYLSAVDGVIIPYQGDYSHSSYHLYVVQIEVEKFSVGRKEIFEALKAENIGVNVHYIPVYYHPYYQKLGYKKGLCPNAERIYERIITLPLFPKMSNDDLKAVVNAVNKVLTYYKE; from the coding sequence ATGAATAATATATTAGCAATTAATGGTGGAAAACCAGTAAGAGATTGTTATTTGCCATATGGACAGCAGTGGATTGATGAAGCAGATATTCAAGTAGTAGTAGAAACATTGAAAAGTAATTATTTAACGACTGGACCCAAAGTAGCTGAACTTGAAGAAAAGATAGCAGAATATGTAGGCGTAAAGCATGCAGTGGCAGTATCAAACGGTACTGCAGCATTACATGCAGCATGCTTTGCAGCAGGGATCAAAGAAGGAGATGAAGTAATCACTACGCCATTAACATTTGCAGCATCAGCAAATTGTATTTTATACCAAGGGGCTACTCCTGTATTCGCAGATATTGATCCTAAAACCTATAACATAGACATACATGATCTTGAGAGAAAAATAACAGATAAGACGAAAGCAATTATTCCTGTTGATTATACAGGTCAAGTAGTTGATATAGATCCTATTTTAAAATTGGCAGAGAAACATAATCTTATTGTAATAGAAGATGCTGCACATGCATTGGGTACAGAATATAAAGGGAAAAAAGTTGGAAGCATTGCTCACATGACAACATTTAGCTTTCATCCAGTAAAGCATATTACAACGGGTGAAGGTGGAGTGATTACTACGAATGATGAAGAATTTTATAAAAAGCTTTCTTTATTTAGAACACATGGAATCTCTAGAGATAAAAAATTATTAGTAAATAATGAGGAAGGCTCTTGGTATTATGAACAATTAGAATTAGGATATAACTATAGAATTACAGATGTACAATGTGCATTAGGCGTTAGTCAATTAGAAAAAATAGATAGATTTATTGATAGAAGAAGAGAATTGGTTAAGAAATATAATGAATATTTATCAGCAGTAGATGGTGTTATTATTCCTTATCAAGGAGATTATTCTCATTCTAGTTATCATCTTTATGTGGTTCAGATAGAAGTTGAAAAATTTAGCGTTGGAAGAAAAGAAATTTTTGAGGCATTAAAAGCTGAAAATATTGGTGTAAATGTACACTATATCCCTGTGTATTATCATCCCTATTATCAGAAACTTGGATATAAAAAGGGATTATGCCCTAACGCAGAAAGAATATATGAAAGAATCATAACTTTACCATTATTTCCTAAAATGAGTAATGACGATTTAAAAGCTGTAGTAAATGCAGTAAATAAGGTTTTAACTTATTATAAAGAGTAG
- a CDS encoding methionine synthase gives MKKILLAALGNCVHSAGIYNFMKLAEKENYEIIYMGSAVPVAKVIDAIIESQPDMISVGYRLSAISAKSILEEFQNGIIKNNLLDKIYIFGGTVETGKIAKKFDFIKKVFDGTEEIEEVIYFLKNQDRCDRDNKIPPQNLRERMDYKKPFPLIRHHLGLETIQDTIEDVKKLSDSGLLDIISIAPDQNCQQYFFEPKKMIEKEKGAGGVPIRRKEDLEKLYQASRRGNYPLMRCYSGTNNLLRLSALLKETLNNAWAAIPLMWYSDLDRRAERDLLDAIKENQEAIKWNAQNHIPVEINESHQWALRYAHDALEVAIAYIVGYNAKYFKVKDFVMQFMLCTPPSISPKMDLAKMLAKIELIKELEDDYFKIIKMVRTGLLSYSADPYTSKGQLAGSMFYGNYLEPDILHIVAYCEAIHRATAKEIIESVKIVKGVLRLANAGIPNYLYDKEIINRKNIIKKEARLIIKAIQQLGREYKNPLIEAEVLYNAVKLGVLDAPGLKGFSVANGNICTEIDNGAHVIVKNGKVISERERLQDLGFDVSEKLKN, from the coding sequence ATGAAAAAAATTTTATTGGCTGCACTAGGCAATTGTGTTCATAGTGCAGGCATCTATAATTTTATGAAATTAGCAGAAAAAGAAAACTATGAGATTATATATATGGGAAGTGCTGTTCCTGTAGCTAAAGTTATAGATGCAATTATAGAAAGTCAACCAGATATGATTAGTGTTGGATATAGATTAAGTGCTATATCAGCTAAAAGTATTCTTGAAGAATTTCAGAATGGAATAATAAAAAATAATTTATTAGACAAAATTTATATTTTTGGAGGTACAGTGGAAACGGGTAAGATTGCTAAAAAGTTTGATTTTATAAAAAAAGTATTTGATGGAACAGAAGAAATAGAAGAAGTAATATATTTTTTGAAAAATCAAGATAGATGTGATCGTGATAATAAGATTCCTCCTCAAAATTTAAGAGAGAGAATGGATTATAAAAAGCCATTTCCATTGATTAGACATCATTTAGGATTAGAGACAATACAAGATACCATTGAAGATGTGAAAAAACTATCAGATTCTGGTCTATTAGATATCATATCTATTGCACCAGATCAAAATTGTCAACAATATTTTTTTGAACCCAAGAAAATGATTGAAAAAGAAAAGGGTGCAGGTGGAGTGCCTATAAGAAGGAAAGAAGACTTAGAAAAGTTGTACCAAGCTTCAAGACGAGGAAATTATCCTCTTATGCGTTGCTATTCAGGAACAAATAATTTATTAAGATTGTCAGCATTATTAAAAGAAACCCTTAATAATGCTTGGGCAGCAATTCCTCTTATGTGGTATTCAGATTTAGATCGAAGAGCAGAAAGAGATTTATTAGATGCGATTAAAGAAAATCAAGAAGCTATAAAATGGAATGCTCAAAATCACATACCAGTTGAGATTAATGAATCACATCAATGGGCACTTAGGTATGCTCATGATGCTTTAGAAGTAGCGATAGCATATATTGTAGGATATAATGCAAAGTATTTTAAAGTTAAAGATTTTGTGATGCAGTTTATGTTATGTACTCCTCCAAGTATTTCTCCTAAAATGGATTTAGCAAAAATGTTAGCAAAAATTGAACTTATAAAAGAATTAGAAGATGATTATTTTAAGATAATTAAAATGGTAAGAACGGGTTTATTATCGTATTCAGCAGACCCGTATACATCAAAAGGTCAATTAGCAGGAAGTATGTTTTATGGAAATTATTTAGAGCCAGACATCCTCCATATAGTTGCTTATTGTGAAGCTATTCACAGGGCAACTGCTAAAGAAATTATAGAAAGTGTAAAAATAGTAAAAGGGGTATTAAGGTTAGCAAATGCAGGAATACCGAATTATTTATATGATAAAGAAATAATCAATAGAAAAAATATCATAAAAAAAGAAGCAAGATTAATTATAAAAGCAATACAGCAACTAGGTAGAGAATATAAGAATCCTTTAATAGAGGCGGAAGTATTATATAATGCTGTTAAATTAGGAGTTTTAGATGCTCCTGGGCTGAAGGGATTTTCGGTAGCTAATGGGAATATATGTACAGAAATAGATAATGGAGCTCATGTAATAGTTAAAAATGGAAAAGTTATAAGTGAAAGAGAAAGATTACAAGATTTGGGATTTGATGTTTCGGAAAAACTAAAAAACTAA
- a CDS encoding glycosyltransferase family protein, with the protein MLDSKKICFITCVNNEKTYEKSLFSIKNLNIPTNFKIETIYIANSKGITQAYNQGMQNSDAKYKVYMHQDVFIINKNFISDFITVFEQDKNIGMIGILGSKTIPANGVWWKSQNLYGKVYDSHTGKLELLQLNTVENKYEIVEAIDGFIMITQYDLPWREDIFNGWHFYDTSQSIEFKKAGYKIAIPEQTEPWCIHDCGIVNFKNGYEECRRIFLNAYAKNIFPTD; encoded by the coding sequence ATGTTAGATTCTAAAAAAATATGCTTTATCACCTGTGTAAATAATGAAAAAACATATGAAAAATCCTTGTTCTCTATAAAAAATCTAAATATCCCAACAAACTTTAAAATAGAAACTATATATATAGCAAACTCAAAAGGTATTACCCAAGCATATAATCAAGGTATGCAAAATTCAGATGCCAAATATAAAGTATATATGCATCAAGATGTATTTATTATTAACAAAAACTTTATAAGCGATTTTATAACTGTTTTTGAGCAAGATAAGAACATAGGCATGATTGGAATATTAGGTTCTAAAACAATTCCAGCAAATGGGGTTTGGTGGAAATCTCAGAATCTATATGGAAAAGTTTATGATAGCCACACAGGAAAATTAGAACTCTTACAACTTAATACAGTTGAAAATAAATATGAAATTGTAGAAGCTATTGATGGTTTTATCATGATTACCCAATATGACCTTCCATGGAGAGAAGATATTTTTAATGGATGGCATTTTTATGATACTTCTCAAAGTATTGAATTTAAAAAAGCAGGCTATAAAATAGCTATTCCAGAACAAACTGAGCCATGGTGCATTCATGATTGTGGAATTGTTAATTTTAAAAATGGATATGAAGAATGTAGGAGAATTTTTCTAAATGCATACGCAAAAAACATATTTCCTACAGATTAA
- the rfbC gene encoding dTDP-4-dehydrorhamnose 3,5-epimerase has product MKKFEFIETPIKGLYIIEQKVFEDKRGYFMETYNYKDFKKAGLDMVFVQDNQSKSQNGVLRGLHFQKKCPQGKLVRVIKGEVFDVAVDLRKESDTFGKWYGCILSEKNKRQFYIPEGFAHGFLVLSSEAEFVYKCTEFYNSKDEYGIIWNDSDINIHWPVNHINKIILSDKDKNWISFKDYKNLVIRNKNQ; this is encoded by the coding sequence ATGAAAAAATTTGAATTTATAGAAACACCAATAAAAGGATTATACATTATTGAGCAAAAAGTATTTGAGGACAAAAGAGGATATTTTATGGAAACTTACAATTATAAAGATTTTAAAAAAGCAGGACTAGATATGGTCTTTGTCCAAGATAATCAATCAAAATCACAAAATGGCGTTCTTCGAGGCCTTCATTTTCAAAAAAAATGTCCTCAAGGCAAATTAGTAAGGGTGATCAAAGGAGAAGTTTTTGATGTAGCAGTAGACCTTCGGAAAGAATCTGATACTTTTGGAAAATGGTATGGATGTATTTTAAGTGAAAAAAACAAAAGACAGTTTTATATTCCAGAAGGTTTTGCCCATGGATTTTTGGTTCTTTCATCAGAAGCAGAATTTGTATATAAATGTACAGAATTCTATAATTCTAAAGATGAATACGGGATTATTTGGAATGATTCGGATATAAACATTCACTGGCCAGTTAATCACATTAATAAAATTATATTGTCTGATAAAGATAAAAATTGGATAAGTTTTAAGGATTATAAAAACCTTGTCATAAGGAATAAGAATCAATGA
- a CDS encoding NAD/NADP octopine/nopaline dehydrogenase family protein: MNRIGILGAGSGGLALGSYLSDKNHKVSIWNRNKNRIDQITKNNGNVLVHDHCSNKKSYKRIGNFELDLKKIVERSKYIFIVMPAIAYKEMAQRMASYITDEHIIILMPGRTFGTVEFMDEIKKIKDVNPTCIETQTIIHTCRFDHEILNIYATKPKVQYTSLRPLSEGIIREINELCSNFVYEKDYLAITLHNIGAMLHPIPAVLNITQIENSRKYKHYIEGITPVVANYIEKIDLERKEIYMYLGKNFFSVCDWLSLEYGSVGNTLYEKIQNTKAYDDIYGANSLKHRYIYDDLITGLVPIYWFGKSLGLKLYNLESFITFACNLLNYDFYKNGRNYTIHNMKAFSIFL; this comes from the coding sequence ATGAACAGGATTGGGATACTTGGTGCAGGAAGTGGTGGATTAGCTTTAGGATCATATTTAAGTGATAAAAATCATAAAGTAAGTATTTGGAACAGAAATAAAAATAGAATAGATCAGATAACAAAAAATAATGGGAATGTCTTAGTGCATGACCATTGTTCAAATAAAAAAAGCTATAAAAGGATTGGAAATTTTGAATTAGACTTAAAAAAAATAGTTGAGCGTTCTAAATATATTTTTATAGTGATGCCAGCTATAGCATATAAAGAGATGGCACAAAGAATGGCCTCTTATATTACAGATGAACATATAATAATCCTTATGCCTGGAAGGACTTTTGGAACGGTAGAATTTATGGATGAAATAAAAAAAATAAAGGATGTAAATCCAACTTGTATTGAAACACAAACGATTATTCATACTTGCAGATTTGATCATGAAATACTAAATATTTATGCTACTAAGCCAAAAGTTCAATATACTTCACTGAGACCACTTAGTGAAGGAATCATAAGAGAAATTAATGAGCTATGTAGTAATTTTGTGTACGAAAAAGATTATCTAGCCATAACACTTCATAACATTGGAGCAATGCTTCATCCTATTCCAGCAGTCTTAAATATAACTCAAATAGAAAATAGTAGAAAATATAAGCATTATATTGAAGGGATTACTCCTGTTGTTGCAAACTATATAGAAAAAATTGATCTAGAGAGAAAAGAAATATATATGTATTTAGGTAAAAACTTCTTTTCCGTATGTGACTGGTTAAGTTTGGAATATGGAAGTGTTGGGAATACCCTTTATGAAAAAATTCAAAACACAAAAGCTTATGATGATATATATGGAGCTAATTCTTTAAAGCATCGCTATATTTATGATGATTTAATAACAGGATTAGTACCCATATATTGGTTTGGAAAATCATTAGGACTTAAATTATATAATTTAGAATCTTTTATTACCTTTGCATGCAACTTATTAAATTATGATTTTTATAAAAATGGTAGAAATTATACAATCCATAATATGAAGGCGTTTAGTATTTTCTTATAA
- a CDS encoding cytidylyltransferase domain-containing protein: MNIVAIIQARMGSTRLPGKVLLPLKGKPVLWHIVNRLKACKNINNIVIATSVEENDNKIECFCKENKIDYFRGSEKNVLERYYFTARKFQADHIVRITADNPVLDPKIIDELIDIYKKDQYDFYGVGSGFPYGISGAIFSFKALEESYLNAKVPSEKEHVGLYIKKRSKEYKVGFYGKYKDLGDYRWTLDTKEDYLLIKKIYDALYKKEELFFTEDILKFIEKNPQFKTINKNTIRDAGLLKTLMDDENYLNKKI; the protein is encoded by the coding sequence ATGAATATTGTTGCAATTATTCAAGCAAGAATGGGTTCTACTAGATTGCCTGGAAAAGTATTATTACCACTTAAAGGAAAACCTGTATTGTGGCATATCGTAAATAGATTAAAAGCATGTAAAAATATCAATAATATAGTGATTGCTACAAGTGTAGAAGAAAATGATAATAAGATAGAATGCTTTTGTAAGGAAAACAAAATAGATTATTTTAGAGGTAGTGAAAAGAATGTACTAGAAAGATATTATTTTACTGCAAGGAAGTTTCAAGCAGATCATATAGTAAGAATAACAGCAGATAACCCTGTTTTAGACCCGAAAATCATAGACGAGTTAATAGATATTTATAAAAAAGATCAGTATGATTTTTATGGAGTAGGTTCAGGTTTTCCTTATGGAATAAGTGGAGCAATTTTTTCATTCAAAGCACTAGAAGAAAGTTACTTAAATGCTAAAGTACCATCAGAAAAAGAGCATGTTGGATTATATATAAAAAAGAGATCCAAAGAATACAAAGTTGGGTTTTATGGAAAATATAAAGATTTAGGAGATTATAGATGGACATTAGATACAAAAGAAGATTATTTACTTATAAAAAAAATATATGATGCTTTATATAAAAAAGAAGAGTTATTTTTTACAGAAGATATATTAAAATTTATAGAGAAAAATCCGCAATTCAAAACAATCAATAAAAACACAATAAGAGATGCAGGATTATTAAAAACACTTATGGATGATGAGAACTACCTAAATAAAAAAATCTAA
- a CDS encoding N-acetylneuraminate synthase family protein encodes MKSMIWNIENKKIDFNKRTLIIAEIGANHDGELKKAKNLIDIAYRAGVDAVKFQTYTSDELVADKDRIITWGKKGQKVTESIGDMFKHLTLNRKYYKELFQYAKSLDLMPFSTPFSIDGVRFLENLNVSMYKIASSDVGNIPMLKEIAKTKKPVILSTGKSTYEEIDLAIRTLEENGTKYIAILHCVAAYPTKIEDSNIKIMKTLKKMYPEYIVGFSDHSKGYLASSIAVTHGAKIIEKHITYDCNAEGPDHWFSLDENGINELVRTIRISEKIMGDGRKKILASESKGRKYARPSIVAKKQIEKGQIITENMIKICRPGYGMEPRFLDVVIGRVCKKSLKENEVFTWEHI; translated from the coding sequence ATGAAATCTATGATTTGGAATATAGAAAATAAAAAAATAGATTTTAATAAAAGAACACTAATTATTGCAGAAATTGGTGCAAATCACGATGGAGAACTTAAAAAAGCTAAGAATTTAATAGATATAGCTTATCGTGCAGGTGTTGATGCTGTAAAATTTCAAACATATACTTCAGATGAATTAGTAGCAGACAAAGATAGAATAATCACTTGGGGAAAAAAAGGACAAAAAGTAACTGAATCAATAGGGGATATGTTTAAGCATCTAACTTTAAATAGGAAGTATTATAAAGAATTATTTCAATATGCTAAAAGCTTAGATTTAATGCCATTTTCTACGCCCTTTAGCATAGATGGAGTTAGATTTTTAGAGAATTTAAATGTTTCTATGTATAAGATAGCATCATCAGATGTTGGGAATATTCCAATGCTAAAGGAGATTGCAAAAACAAAAAAGCCTGTTATTTTAAGTACAGGAAAATCCACATATGAAGAAATAGATTTAGCTATAAGAACTCTTGAAGAAAATGGAACAAAATATATTGCTATACTTCATTGTGTAGCAGCATATCCTACAAAAATAGAAGATTCAAATATAAAAATAATGAAAACGCTAAAGAAAATGTATCCAGAATATATTGTAGGTTTTTCTGATCATTCTAAAGGATATTTAGCATCTTCCATTGCAGTAACTCATGGAGCAAAGATTATAGAAAAACATATAACCTATGATTGTAATGCAGAAGGACCAGATCATTGGTTTAGTCTAGATGAAAATGGTATAAATGAACTTGTAAGGACAATAAGAATCAGTGAAAAAATAATGGGAGACGGAAGAAAGAAGATTTTAGCGTCAGAAAGTAAAGGAAGGAAATATGCTAGACCCTCTATTGTTGCTAAAAAACAGATTGAAAAAGGACAAATAATTACAGAGAATATGATAAAAATATGCAGACCTGGATATGGAATGGAACCAAGATTTTTAGATGTTGTCATAGGAAGAGTTTGTAAAAAGTCTTTAAAAGAAAATGAAGTATTTACATGGGAGCATATTTAA